In Deinococcus aerophilus, one DNA window encodes the following:
- a CDS encoding sugar ABC transporter substrate-binding protein, whose translation MKKALTILSLALLGQASAANITVWTHFGGAELTWLKEQAAAFDKQGNKTTIVSVPFDQIPDKLIQSAPKGQGPDVVVTLPQDRLGQLASAGVIEPMDKYITSKTDLDKTALSAMTYQGKLFAIPMFAEAVALVYNKKLVPNAPTTWAEFLKVAQANTGNGKFGYLADLSNAYMNYGIVSAYGGYVFKNTNGTLNTKDIGLANAGADKASAFLNDLRYKYNLVPEGVSGDVAKGAFTDGRLAMFLTGPWDMGDIKKAGIDYGIAAFPTPPGASGKWSPFVGVQGTMINAYSKNKVAAAQFAKQISSSDAQTSFNKAGGRIPVSLSARTKLKSDPVVAGFGKSISAGTPMPNVPAMGAVWGPWSNAIAQSVQKANQNYSQILDKAVQEINSNIK comes from the coding sequence ATGAAAAAAGCTTTGACCATTCTTTCCCTCGCCCTGCTGGGGCAGGCCTCCGCGGCCAACATCACCGTCTGGACCCACTTCGGCGGAGCCGAGCTGACGTGGCTTAAAGAGCAGGCCGCCGCCTTTGACAAGCAGGGCAACAAGACCACCATCGTCAGCGTGCCCTTTGACCAGATTCCGGACAAGCTGATTCAGAGCGCTCCCAAAGGCCAGGGTCCTGATGTCGTCGTGACCCTACCGCAGGACCGTCTGGGCCAGCTCGCCTCGGCCGGCGTGATCGAGCCGATGGACAAGTACATCACGAGCAAGACCGACCTGGACAAGACCGCGCTGTCGGCCATGACCTACCAGGGCAAGCTGTTCGCCATCCCCATGTTCGCGGAAGCCGTGGCGCTGGTATACAACAAGAAGCTGGTGCCCAACGCGCCCACCACCTGGGCTGAATTCCTGAAGGTCGCGCAGGCCAACACCGGCAACGGCAAGTTCGGCTACCTGGCCGATCTGTCCAACGCCTACATGAACTACGGCATTGTCAGCGCCTACGGCGGCTACGTGTTCAAGAACACGAACGGCACCCTGAACACCAAGGACATTGGCTTGGCAAACGCGGGAGCAGACAAGGCCAGCGCCTTCCTGAACGACCTGCGCTACAAGTACAACTTGGTGCCTGAAGGCGTGTCCGGCGACGTTGCCAAGGGCGCGTTCACCGACGGCCGCCTGGCGATGTTCCTGACCGGTCCTTGGGACATGGGCGACATCAAGAAAGCGGGCATCGACTACGGCATCGCCGCCTTCCCCACGCCTCCCGGCGCGAGCGGCAAGTGGAGCCCCTTTGTCGGCGTGCAGGGCACCATGATCAACGCCTACAGCAAGAACAAGGTCGCGGCGGCGCAGTTTGCCAAGCAGATCAGCTCCTCGGACGCGCAGACCTCCTTCAACAAGGCCGGGGGCCGCATTCCGGTCAGCCTGAGCGCGCGCACCAAGCTCAAGAGTGACCCGGTGGTCGCCGGCTTCGGCAAGTCCATCAGCGCCGGCACCCCCATGCCCAACGTTCCGGCGATGGGCGCGGTGTGGGGCCCCTGGAGCAACGCGATTGCCCAGAGCGTGCAGAAGGCCAACCAGAACTACAGCCAGATTCTGGACAAGGCCGTGCAGGAAATCAACAGCAACATCAAGTAA
- a CDS encoding MFS transporter, which translates to MTAPSDSRRPGGSTKVILFFTIFIAMLGLSVLFPILAPLGRQLGLTETQVGWFSTAYSLMQFVFSPVWGSRSEQVGRKPVLLLGLVGFSLSFGIFGLVAALGIQGLVTGTALFALLIAARVVGGILSSATLPTAQAMMADLSNEQDRAASLGLIGAAFGLGVVFGPALGGLLSTISLTAPIFFSAGLGLLTAAFAFFVLPETRRHDHNPMQTGDRRALLTRGAIPLFLAISALSTLASVGMEQTIGFYVQDTLNLRPGETARTVGGMLAVFGIVAALVQGGAIRPLSKRVAPPVLISVGLAVMAAGMFLLPQMRTYWPITLALAVIGVGSAVLSPSLSAALSLSVSGDQQGAVAGLNSSALALGRMTGPLIGTGLYQHASHGAPYLLSGTVLALLLAWTLTARPRIGQPSEAVGSG; encoded by the coding sequence ATGACGGCCCCCTCCGATTCACGCCGACCTGGCGGCAGCACCAAGGTCATCCTGTTTTTTACCATCTTTATCGCCATGCTGGGCCTGTCGGTGCTGTTTCCGATCCTGGCTCCGCTGGGCCGGCAGCTGGGACTCACGGAGACCCAGGTGGGCTGGTTTTCCACGGCCTACAGCTTGATGCAGTTTGTGTTCTCGCCGGTCTGGGGGTCGCGCAGCGAGCAGGTGGGGCGCAAACCGGTGCTGCTGCTGGGTCTGGTGGGCTTCTCGCTGAGCTTCGGGATCTTCGGGCTGGTGGCGGCGCTGGGGATACAGGGACTGGTCACCGGCACGGCACTGTTCGCGCTGCTCATCGCCGCCCGCGTGGTGGGCGGTATTCTGAGCAGCGCCACGCTGCCCACCGCCCAGGCGATGATGGCCGACCTGAGTAACGAGCAGGACCGCGCTGCCAGCCTGGGGCTGATCGGTGCGGCGTTCGGGCTGGGTGTCGTCTTCGGTCCGGCACTGGGTGGACTGCTCAGCACCATCAGCCTGACGGCCCCCATCTTCTTCTCGGCGGGCCTGGGGCTGCTCACCGCCGCCTTCGCCTTCTTCGTCCTGCCCGAGACCCGCCGCCACGACCACAATCCCATGCAGACGGGAGACCGGCGCGCCCTGCTCACGCGCGGAGCCATTCCGCTGTTCCTCGCCATCAGCGCACTGTCCACGCTGGCGAGTGTGGGCATGGAGCAGACCATCGGTTTCTACGTGCAGGACACGCTGAACCTTCGTCCCGGCGAGACGGCCAGAACGGTGGGGGGCATGCTCGCAGTGTTCGGCATCGTGGCCGCGCTGGTGCAGGGCGGCGCGATCCGGCCCCTGAGCAAGAGGGTGGCCCCGCCGGTGCTGATCAGCGTGGGGCTGGCCGTGATGGCGGCGGGCATGTTCCTGCTGCCCCAGATGCGTACCTACTGGCCCATCACCCTGGCCCTGGCCGTGATCGGCGTGGGCAGCGCTGTCCTGAGCCCCAGCCTGAGCGCCGCCCTGAGCCTGAGCGTGTCGGGCGACCAGCAGGGCGCGGTGGCGGGCCTCAACAGCAGCGCGCTGGCCCTGGGCCGCATGACCGGTCCCCTGATCGGGACCGGGCTGTACCAGCACGCCAGCCACGGCGCGCCGTACCTGCTGAGCGGCACGGTGCTGGCCCTGCTGCTGGCGTGGACCCTGACGGCGCGGCCCCGCATCGGCCAGCCGAGTGAAGCGGTGGGCAGCGGCTGA
- a CDS encoding RsmB/NOP family class I SAM-dependent RNA methyltransferase encodes MTEFSRSSRAQHPPDPFNPAREVAVRVLLRVLAGDTFAAPALDSALNSARLPGRDSGLATHIVYGTLRHLPSLEAALAPMLSGDTHPKTRAVLLAGAFEKLHLDTPPHAVVSEYVNLARGARLAPSGLVNAVLRRIEAVAPGELTHTEMAPWLADAYRAAYGEQAASIFADLLTPQPLWLSLSERGAQALEAEGSAVTPGPQGMDRVELSRPLRETEAFGQGWAQPINPASLACVDALGDVNGVPVLDLAGGAGIKAAMLAARGASVTSVDVLARKHDSARANLKRLGLRADFVTHDLSAPVDLPPVSHVLLDAPCTGSGTLRSHPEIKLRLTPQAVTAAAQLQAQMLPHAAALVQPGGTLVYSVCSVLPQEGAEVVARFLDGHPEFTPESIPEVEVPHVPAGPGLLTVPVDGIDGFFIARLRRRQEG; translated from the coding sequence ATGACCGAGTTTTCCCGTTCTTCCCGTGCCCAGCATCCCCCCGATCCCTTCAACCCAGCCCGCGAGGTCGCCGTGCGGGTGCTGCTGCGGGTGCTGGCCGGCGACACCTTCGCTGCTCCCGCGCTGGACAGCGCGCTGAATTCGGCGCGCCTGCCCGGGCGCGATTCGGGGCTGGCGACCCATATCGTGTACGGCACCCTGCGCCATCTGCCCAGCCTGGAAGCGGCCCTGGCACCCATGCTGAGCGGCGACACCCACCCCAAGACGCGCGCCGTGCTGCTCGCCGGGGCCTTCGAGAAACTGCACCTGGACACGCCACCACACGCGGTGGTCAGCGAGTACGTGAACCTGGCGCGCGGCGCGCGGCTGGCCCCGTCCGGGCTGGTGAACGCCGTGCTGCGCCGGATCGAGGCCGTGGCCCCCGGCGAGCTCACCCACACCGAGATGGCTCCGTGGCTGGCCGACGCCTACCGCGCCGCGTACGGGGAGCAGGCGGCCTCCATCTTTGCTGATCTGCTGACCCCACAGCCGCTGTGGCTCAGCCTGTCAGAGCGCGGAGCGCAGGCGCTGGAGGCCGAGGGCAGCGCAGTCACCCCCGGACCACAGGGCATGGACCGGGTGGAACTGTCGCGCCCGCTGCGTGAAACCGAAGCGTTCGGGCAGGGCTGGGCGCAGCCCATCAACCCGGCCAGCCTGGCCTGTGTGGACGCGCTGGGCGATGTCAACGGTGTGCCGGTGCTGGACCTCGCCGGCGGCGCGGGCATCAAGGCGGCCATGCTCGCCGCGCGCGGAGCGTCCGTCACCAGCGTGGACGTGCTCGCCCGCAAGCACGACAGCGCCCGTGCCAACCTGAAACGCCTGGGGCTGCGCGCCGACTTTGTGACGCACGATCTGAGCGCACCCGTGGACCTGCCGCCCGTCTCGCACGTGCTGCTGGACGCCCCGTGTACCGGCAGCGGCACCCTGCGCAGCCACCCGGAAATCAAGCTGCGGCTGACGCCACAGGCGGTGACGGCGGCGGCGCAGTTGCAGGCACAGATGTTGCCCCACGCCGCCGCGCTGGTGCAGCCGGGCGGCACCCTGGTCTACTCGGTGTGCTCGGTGCTGCCCCAGGAAGGAGCCGAGGTGGTGGCCCGGTTTCTGGATGGCCATCCGGAGTTCACGCCGGAAAGCATCCCCGAGGTCGAGGTGCCGCATGTTCCTGCAGGCCCCGGTCTGCTGACGGTGCCGGTAGACGGCATTGACGGCTTTTTCATCGCCCGCCTGCGCCGCCGGCAGGAAGGGTAA
- the deoD gene encoding purine-nucleoside phosphorylase — MSLHLNAEKGQIAETVLLPGDPRRAQHIAETFFENPVLHNTVRGMSGYTGTYKGQKVSVQGTGMGIASAMIYVSELITDYGCKNLIRVGTAGSYQPDVHVRDIVLAQAASTDSNINRIRFGEKTFAPIADFGLLMAAYQIARERGFTTHVGNIMSSDTFYHDDFDQYKIWADYGVLAVEMEAAGLYTLAAKHGVRALTVLTISDHLVTREETTAEERQQTFDQMIEVALDAALNIQQG, encoded by the coding sequence ATGAGTCTTCACCTGAACGCAGAAAAAGGCCAGATTGCCGAGACCGTCCTGTTGCCGGGCGACCCCCGGCGCGCCCAGCACATCGCCGAGACCTTCTTTGAAAATCCCGTGCTGCACAACACCGTGCGCGGCATGTCAGGCTACACCGGCACCTATAAGGGCCAGAAGGTCAGCGTGCAGGGCACCGGCATGGGCATTGCCAGCGCCATGATCTATGTCAGTGAGCTGATCACCGACTACGGCTGCAAGAACCTGATCCGGGTGGGCACGGCGGGCAGCTACCAGCCGGACGTGCATGTACGCGACATCGTGCTGGCACAGGCGGCCTCCACCGACAGCAACATCAACCGCATCCGCTTTGGCGAGAAGACCTTCGCGCCCATTGCGGACTTCGGCCTGCTGATGGCGGCCTACCAGATCGCGCGCGAGCGCGGCTTCACCACACACGTCGGCAACATCATGAGCAGCGACACCTTCTACCACGACGACTTCGACCAGTACAAAATCTGGGCCGATTACGGCGTGCTGGCTGTGGAGATGGAGGCCGCCGGGCTGTACACGCTGGCTGCCAAGCATGGCGTGCGGGCACTGACCGTCCTGACCATCAGTGACCATCTGGTCACCCGTGAGGAGACGACGGCGGAGGAGCGGCAGCAGACCTTCGATCAGATGATCGAGGTGGCGCTGGACGCCGCGCTGAACATTCAGCAGGGCTGA
- a CDS encoding alanyl-tRNA editing protein: MTRALYHEDAVGLSFGAQVQAVRGEGGNPEVLLDATAFYPEGGGQGADHGVLRWNGGEASVTDTRKDKSSGEIWHRLGGPPPAPGTAVTGVVDAARRWRHMQRHSGEHLLAQAFVQISPAFTVEAVNMTRPECTLDLRGDPTEKDVRAAEQLLRETLARTRLILETPSVPEEHLGAYPLRRETKVRGQVRLVIFRREDGQPFDVSACGGTHVPHASLAAPVVALRTERIRGGVTRVTFMAGEEAAEYLGGVYREARALAQDFSVPVEGLPDRVAALNAELGATKAETARLRETLARVRVTTAPADEHGLLTLTLEDPALLAPALAAVPDGAVLAVLAPGGRCGVASGRAGVHAGEILRAALAVTGGKGGGRAELAQGVTLEPARFLAAVVGARVAAEGAAG, from the coding sequence ATGACCCGCGCCCTTTACCACGAGGACGCGGTCGGCCTGAGCTTCGGGGCCCAGGTGCAGGCGGTGCGCGGGGAGGGGGGTAACCCTGAGGTCCTGCTGGACGCCACCGCCTTCTACCCGGAGGGCGGCGGCCAGGGTGCGGATCACGGCGTGCTGCGCTGGAATGGGGGAGAGGCCAGCGTGACCGACACCCGCAAGGACAAGTCCAGTGGCGAGATCTGGCACCGCCTGGGCGGTCCACCTCCCGCTCCCGGCACCGCAGTTACGGGGGTGGTGGACGCCGCGCGGCGCTGGCGGCACATGCAGCGGCACAGCGGTGAACATCTGCTGGCGCAGGCCTTCGTGCAGATCAGCCCGGCCTTCACGGTGGAGGCGGTCAACATGACCCGCCCCGAATGCACCCTGGACCTGCGCGGTGACCCGACCGAGAAGGACGTGCGCGCCGCCGAACAGCTGCTGCGCGAGACCCTGGCCCGGACCCGCCTCATCCTGGAAACGCCCAGCGTGCCCGAGGAACACCTGGGAGCGTACCCGCTGCGCCGGGAAACCAAGGTGCGCGGGCAGGTGCGGCTGGTGATCTTCCGCCGGGAGGACGGTCAGCCGTTTGATGTCAGCGCGTGTGGCGGCACGCATGTTCCCCACGCCAGCCTGGCTGCCCCGGTGGTTGCGCTGCGGACCGAGCGCATTCGCGGCGGCGTGACCCGCGTGACCTTCATGGCCGGTGAGGAGGCGGCCGAGTACCTGGGCGGCGTTTATCGGGAGGCCCGCGCCCTGGCCCAGGACTTCAGTGTGCCGGTGGAGGGACTTCCGGACCGGGTGGCTGCCCTGAACGCCGAGCTGGGCGCCACAAAGGCTGAAACCGCCCGCCTGCGCGAGACGCTGGCCCGCGTGCGCGTGACCACCGCCCCGGCGGATGAACACGGCCTGCTGACCCTGACGCTGGAGGACCCCGCCCTGCTCGCCCCGGCGCTGGCGGCAGTGCCGGACGGCGCGGTGCTGGCGGTGCTGGCCCCCGGTGGCCGCTGCGGGGTGGCGAGCGGACGGGCCGGGGTGCACGCCGGCGAGATTCTGCGGGCGGCCCTGGCCGTGACCGGAGGCAAGGGAGGCGGGCGTGCGGAACTGGCACAGGGAGTCACTCTGGAACCGGCCCGGTTCCTGGCAGCTGTGGTTGGGGCGCGGGTTGCGGCCGAGGGGGCGGCTGGGTAA
- a CDS encoding DsbA family protein, protein MKANGHRRTLALAAGLACSGLGGAGAQVGQLLAPFLKEPALAGVKPDAAGTLTFPDGARVVLQSRSGYLTGATISVAPASGSGAARAAELTGLLSGFGPGLAEPLLSFLKRPEVAAKLPEGITVEADPFEITVKTVGGRLTVGLGLSRVPAADFAPTSHALPARKAAAVVLRVYSDFQCPYCERFETQTLPALLRALPDDVRVEFHQFPLESIHALARPAAEASECAGQQGKFWAYKDALFRDRSWLTGNAAGAFVALAADVGLKAGPFKTCLNTRGGKAAVDAGLAEARRLGLNGTPSVFVNGYAVPDPSNTAALLQLIRYARAVDAPRP, encoded by the coding sequence GTGAAAGCGAATGGACACAGACGGACCCTGGCGCTGGCGGCGGGACTGGCGTGCTCGGGCCTGGGCGGCGCGGGAGCACAGGTGGGGCAACTCCTGGCTCCCTTTCTGAAGGAGCCCGCGCTGGCCGGAGTCAAACCGGACGCGGCGGGCACGCTGACCTTTCCCGACGGGGCGCGGGTCGTCCTGCAGAGCCGAAGTGGCTACCTGACGGGGGCGACGATCAGTGTGGCCCCGGCCAGCGGCTCCGGCGCGGCGCGGGCCGCCGAGCTGACCGGCCTGCTCAGCGGTTTCGGGCCCGGGCTGGCCGAACCGCTGCTGTCCTTCCTGAAGCGCCCGGAAGTCGCCGCAAAGCTGCCGGAAGGGATAACAGTTGAGGCCGATCCCTTTGAGATCACCGTCAAGACGGTGGGTGGACGCCTGACCGTGGGCCTGGGCCTGAGCCGCGTGCCCGCCGCCGACTTTGCACCGACCTCGCACGCCCTGCCCGCCCGCAAGGCGGCGGCCGTGGTGCTGCGGGTCTACAGCGATTTTCAGTGCCCGTACTGCGAGCGGTTTGAAACCCAGACCCTGCCCGCCCTGCTGCGCGCCCTGCCAGACGACGTGCGGGTGGAATTTCATCAGTTTCCGCTGGAATCCATTCACGCGCTGGCCCGCCCGGCCGCCGAGGCGAGCGAGTGCGCCGGGCAGCAGGGCAAGTTCTGGGCCTACAAAGACGCCCTGTTCCGGGACCGCTCCTGGCTGACCGGAAATGCGGCCGGGGCCTTTGTGGCCCTGGCTGCCGACGTGGGCCTGAAGGCCGGCCCCTTCAAGACCTGCCTGAACACACGCGGCGGCAAGGCGGCCGTGGACGCTGGACTGGCCGAGGCCCGGCGGCTGGGCCTGAACGGTACCCCCAGCGTTTTCGTGAACGGCTACGCCGTCCCCGATCCTTCGAACACGGCTGCCCTGCTGCAACTCATCAGGTATGCCCGCGCTGTGGACGCCCCCCGGCCATGA
- the lysX gene encoding lysine biosynthesis protein LysX, giving the protein MAELAVLYDRIRPDEKMLFEALDALGVPYDKVYVPQLKLTFDDAGRAQVPWKVALERCVSQTRGHAVTRALEGFGVRVINPAHVIELCGDKLATNARLHAAGLPTPRTGVAFDGDAALALIEDLGYPVVLKPTVGSWGRMVSRLNDRAAAEAVIEHKEVLGGPQHGIFYVQELIAKPGRDIRAFVVGGECIGAIYRTSEHWITNTARGAKASNCPVTPDLADLAVRAAAAVDGQVVAIDLVEDPQRGLLIIEINHTMEFKNSVATTGVDIPRRMGEYAVGLLA; this is encoded by the coding sequence ATGGCCGAACTCGCTGTGCTGTATGACCGCATCCGTCCCGACGAGAAGATGCTCTTTGAGGCGCTCGACGCCCTGGGCGTGCCCTACGACAAGGTGTACGTGCCGCAGCTCAAGCTCACCTTCGACGACGCCGGGCGGGCCCAGGTGCCGTGGAAGGTCGCGCTGGAACGCTGCGTCAGCCAGACCCGCGGTCACGCGGTCACCCGCGCCCTGGAAGGCTTTGGCGTGCGCGTCATCAATCCCGCGCACGTCATCGAACTGTGTGGCGACAAGCTGGCGACGAATGCCCGCCTGCACGCCGCGGGCCTGCCCACTCCGCGCACCGGGGTCGCCTTCGACGGTGACGCGGCGCTGGCGCTCATCGAAGACCTGGGCTACCCGGTGGTGCTCAAGCCCACGGTCGGCTCATGGGGCCGCATGGTCAGCCGCCTGAACGACCGCGCCGCTGCCGAGGCGGTCATCGAGCACAAGGAAGTGCTGGGTGGGCCTCAGCATGGCATCTTCTACGTTCAGGAACTGATCGCCAAGCCGGGGCGCGACATCCGTGCCTTCGTGGTTGGCGGCGAGTGCATCGGCGCGATCTACCGCACCTCCGAGCACTGGATCACCAACACGGCGCGCGGGGCCAAGGCGAGCAACTGCCCGGTCACGCCGGACCTCGCCGATCTGGCGGTGCGGGCCGCCGCCGCCGTGGACGGCCAGGTTGTCGCCATCGATCTGGTAGAGGACCCTCAGCGCGGCCTGCTGATCATCGAGATCAACCACACCATGGAGTTCAAGAACAGCGTGGCGACCACCGGCGTGGACATTCCCCGCCGGATGGGCGAGTACGCCGTGGGTCTGCTGGCCTGA
- the lysW gene encoding lysine biosynthesis protein LysW produces MTVIQFENPDTGAPIELTNPELGELVIDDETGVEYEVVSVDPPRLEAAPQEAEDWGE; encoded by the coding sequence ATGACTGTAATTCAATTTGAAAACCCGGATACCGGCGCACCCATCGAACTGACCAACCCCGAACTCGGCGAACTGGTGATTGACGACGAGACCGGCGTGGAGTACGAGGTTGTCTCGGTGGACCCGCCGCGCCTGGAAGCCGCCCCGCAGGAAGCGGAGGACTGGGGAGAGTAA
- a CDS encoding LeuD/DmdB family oxidoreductase small subunit, producing MPRIWKFGDSVNTDDILPGKFAPFMAGEDVFQTFAFHYVRPEFAAQVQPGDVLVGGRNWGLGSSREYAPQALKKLQVGAIIAPSFARIHYRNLLNLGIPAFEADLTDTLQDGDTVQLDLASGVLTRGSETFQLPPPPEFLREALAEGSILAFFKKHGRFPGERPADEGTP from the coding sequence ATGCCCCGAATCTGGAAATTTGGCGACAGCGTGAACACCGACGACATCCTGCCCGGCAAGTTCGCGCCGTTCATGGCGGGCGAGGACGTGTTCCAGACCTTCGCGTTTCATTACGTGCGGCCCGAGTTTGCCGCGCAGGTGCAGCCCGGCGATGTGCTGGTGGGCGGGCGCAACTGGGGCCTGGGCTCCAGCCGCGAATATGCCCCGCAGGCCCTCAAGAAGCTGCAGGTCGGGGCGATCATCGCTCCCAGCTTTGCGCGCATCCACTACCGCAATCTGCTGAATCTGGGCATTCCCGCCTTCGAGGCCGACCTGACAGATACGCTGCAGGACGGCGACACGGTTCAGCTGGACCTGGCTTCGGGGGTGCTCACGCGCGGAAGCGAGACCTTCCAGCTGCCCCCACCCCCCGAGTTCCTGCGCGAGGCGCTGGCCGAGGGCAGCATCCTGGCCTTTTTCAAGAAGCACGGCCGTTTTCCGGGCGAGCGTCCCGCCGACGAGGGAACCCCTTAA
- a CDS encoding shikimate 5-dehydrogenase: MSGAPSTGPRPISRDTRLCISLAGRPGHFGTRFHNFLYAELGLDFIYKAFTTSDLGAAIGGVRALGIRGCAVSMPFKEACIGFLDELTPSAAAIGSVNTIVNDDGFLRAYNTDYLAVRQLIEEYRLAPDTPFALRGSGGMGKAVASAFRDAGFTRGVIVARNEHAGRALAQGCGYDWRAGLGDLRPALLINVTPIGMAGGSEAAELAFPAPAVAAAETIFDVVALPTETPLICAGRAAGKQVITGAEVAARQALEQFVLYTGVRPSAGQVQRAAEFARSG, encoded by the coding sequence GTGAGCGGCGCGCCCTCCACGGGGCCTCGCCCGATCAGCCGGGACACCCGGCTGTGCATCTCGCTGGCGGGACGGCCCGGCCATTTTGGCACCCGCTTTCACAACTTTCTGTACGCCGAACTGGGGCTGGATTTCATCTACAAGGCCTTCACCACCAGCGACCTCGGTGCGGCCATCGGCGGCGTGCGGGCGCTGGGCATTCGCGGCTGCGCGGTGTCCATGCCGTTCAAGGAAGCCTGCATCGGGTTTCTGGACGAGCTGACGCCCTCGGCGGCGGCCATCGGCTCGGTGAACACCATCGTCAACGATGACGGATTCCTGCGGGCCTACAACACCGATTACCTCGCCGTCCGCCAGCTGATTGAGGAGTACCGGCTCGCACCGGACACGCCGTTCGCGCTGCGCGGCAGCGGCGGCATGGGCAAGGCGGTGGCCTCGGCGTTCCGGGACGCCGGATTCACCCGCGGCGTGATTGTCGCCCGCAACGAACACGCGGGCCGGGCGCTGGCCCAGGGCTGCGGCTACGACTGGCGGGCCGGGCTGGGCGACCTGCGCCCCGCGCTGCTCATCAACGTGACGCCCATCGGCATGGCCGGTGGCTCCGAAGCGGCGGAGCTGGCCTTTCCGGCGCCGGCGGTCGCGGCCGCCGAGACGATCTTCGACGTGGTGGCCCTGCCCACTGAAACCCCGCTGATCTGCGCAGGCCGCGCCGCCGGAAAGCAGGTCATCACCGGCGCGGAGGTGGCTGCTCGCCAGGCCCTGGAGCAGTTCGTGCTGTATACCGGCGTCCGGCCCAGTGCCGGGCAAGTGCAGCGGGCCGCCGAATTCGCCCGCTCAGGTTGA
- a CDS encoding homoaconitate hydratase family protein, with translation MTEAVVRPQTMAEKILSRRGTQTVYAGDLAVVDVDQVMVVDSIAQSFIERMRRDLAATPKYPERVSIVVDHVAPASTVSVAQAQKEAREYAAETGVRLFDVGRGICHQVLMEEGLAQPGWIVLGSDSHSTTYGAVAAFGTGMGATDIALAAASGKTWLRVPESVKVTFTGELRQGVSAKDAALEMIRVLGADGATYQSIELHAGDRFTRGERMTLANLCVEAGAKAGLVVPGGEILDLYDVPGWVYPDEGAAYVREIELDLSVLNPRMSAPSEVDNVHDVSELRGLRVDQVFIGTCTNGRLEDLHAAAEVLRGRKVSPGTRLLVIPASSQVMEQAMEDGTLLTLQRAGAALGTPGCGPCMGRHQGVLAPGEVCVSTSNRNFIGRMGDKDARVYLASPAVAAATAVMGRIALPEDVGAA, from the coding sequence ATGACTGAAGCTGTCGTCCGCCCGCAGACCATGGCGGAAAAAATACTCTCCCGGCGCGGCACCCAGACCGTATACGCCGGCGACCTTGCCGTGGTGGACGTGGATCAGGTGATGGTCGTGGATTCCATCGCCCAGAGCTTCATTGAGCGGATGCGCCGCGACCTGGCCGCCACCCCGAAGTACCCCGAGCGCGTCTCCATCGTTGTGGACCATGTCGCGCCCGCCTCGACGGTCAGTGTGGCGCAGGCCCAGAAGGAGGCGCGCGAGTACGCCGCCGAAACGGGCGTGCGCCTGTTCGACGTGGGGCGCGGCATCTGCCATCAGGTGCTGATGGAGGAGGGGCTGGCGCAGCCCGGGTGGATCGTGCTGGGCTCGGACAGCCACTCGACCACCTACGGCGCGGTCGCTGCCTTCGGCACCGGCATGGGGGCCACCGACATCGCCCTGGCCGCCGCCAGCGGCAAGACCTGGCTGCGCGTTCCCGAAAGCGTCAAGGTGACGTTTACCGGTGAGTTGAGGCAGGGAGTCAGCGCCAAGGACGCCGCCCTGGAGATGATCCGCGTCCTGGGAGCGGACGGCGCAACCTACCAGAGCATCGAGCTGCATGCCGGCGACCGCTTCACGCGCGGCGAGCGCATGACGCTGGCGAACCTGTGTGTGGAGGCGGGTGCGAAGGCCGGCTTGGTCGTCCCCGGAGGCGAGATTCTGGACCTGTATGACGTGCCTGGATGGGTCTACCCTGACGAGGGCGCGGCGTATGTGCGCGAGATCGAACTCGACCTGAGTGTCCTGAATCCCCGCATGAGCGCCCCCAGCGAGGTGGACAACGTGCACGACGTGTCTGAGCTGCGTGGCCTGCGGGTCGATCAGGTCTTTATCGGTACCTGTACGAACGGCCGCCTGGAAGACCTGCACGCCGCCGCCGAGGTGCTGCGCGGCCGCAAGGTCAGTCCCGGCACCCGCCTGCTGGTCATTCCGGCCAGCTCACAGGTGATGGAGCAGGCCATGGAGGACGGTACGCTGCTGACCCTGCAGCGGGCGGGCGCGGCGCTGGGCACCCCCGGCTGTGGCCCGTGCATGGGCCGGCATCAGGGCGTGCTCGCCCCCGGCGAGGTCTGCGTGTCCACCTCCAACCGCAACTTCATCGGGCGCATGGGCGACAAGGACGCGCGCGTGTACCTGGCCAGCCCGGCGGTGGCGGCGGCGACGGCTGTGATGGGCCGGATCGCGCTGCCCGAGGATGTGGGGGCGGCGTGA